Below is a window of Drosophila bipectinata strain 14024-0381.07 chromosome XR, DbipHiC1v2, whole genome shotgun sequence DNA.
ctaTCACTGTCGCCCGCACCCACCGCACCCCAACCCCTCGAGCAGCCCACCGCCCAGGCAGCCTCGGAAAATCGGGGAAAACACACAGATTTGTGTTATGTTATTGGGAAATGGCCGAAACATATGTGTCCGCCGACGTCTCTTGGCTAATTTGCATCGCCTTCTTGCCCCCAGCCCCCACCCGGCCCCCTCTGGCAGACTGTTTGCCATTGAAAAATGACAAACAAACAGAGACAAGGCAGGAAAGAGAAGGAAGAACGCTCATTTGAGAGGGAAAGAGCGAGAGCTTTCCACATAATCGGAGAAATTATTGATGGTCGAAAGCGGTTACCAATTTGTGGGCTATCTATTACAATAACCAATTATCCCAACCGATTAATGTCCTTCCCATGCAGCTGTCTCTTCTGTATCCTTACGGAATGCATAATTCCACCTCCGAAGGTCCTGGAAACAGGAAGGGGTCGCATGTCTCAGCCAAACATTAATGCATTACGACGGGGCGTGTGGGCCATTTTTCTTCAATCCCCGAAAGTATGCTGTGCCTTTTGAGCTTCTCACTCCCCATACGGTCCCACAACCCCCACTCCAACAGGCACAAGGTCAGAAGGTTATCCGGCAAATGATTAGCTGCCAGCCGGAGGCTTTTGCACTGCGTCTTCAGTCCCCGGAACAGTTTAGTTGCGAACTACGCGATGAGCAGATCCCTAATCCCGGTTCTCGTCCTGCTCGTGGGGCTTTCCTGCCTGGTGGAGGCCCGCTTTCTGCCAGACAAGCCCCACAGGACCTACGTGCGTCGCCGACCCTCGCCCACGGACCCCGACGTGGAGATCATCGAAGTGCGAAAGGTCTACTACGAGCGGCGCCCCCGAAAGAAGGTGATTCTTCCGCTGGACGAGGACGAGCTCGATTGGCGCATTCGATGCGACTTCGATCCAAGTCTCGCGGAGTGTCGAGGAGTAGCTCCTAGCACCTCCTCCAGACCacccaaaacaacaacaacaacaaccacaactaCTACTTCACGACCTACTACGACTTCAACCACAACTACTACTCCACGACCTACTACGACTACCACCACTCTGGCTCCTTACGATGAGGATTCCTGGGACTGCGACTCTGATCCCACTCAGGAGAAATGTGAGTAAACTTCAGAGCATTGAGCTTTAACTGAGGATTCTCGTACTTTCAGGTGCCCCCTCCGTtcacgaggaggaggaggaagaggagaAGGATGACGATGAGGAACCCACTCCCATTCCCGAAGACGAGGACTACGTAGAACTCGACGCTGATGACTTGCCCGAGGACGAAGTGCCCGAGGACGACGTGCCCGCGGACGACGACACAAACCCGGAGAGCGGCGGGGGATCGATCGACATAAACGATGAGATGAACGGCGGATCGATCGGCGAAAACGACCAGAGTGCCTTTG
It encodes the following:
- the LOC108123787 gene encoding uncharacterized protein; the encoded protein is MSRSLIPVLVLLVGLSCLVEARFLPDKPHRTYVRRRPSPTDPDVEIIEVRKVYYERRPRKKVILPLDEDELDWRIRCDFDPSLAECRGVAPSTSSRPPKTTTTTTTTTTSRPTTTSTTTTTPRPTTTTTTLAPYDEDSWDCDSDPTQEKCAPSVHEEEEEEEKDDDEEPTPIPEDEDYVELDADDLPEDEVPEDDVPADDDTNPESGGGSIDINDEMNGGSIGENDQSAFEKFSFNTGDDM